A region from the Ptychodera flava strain L36383 chromosome 12, AS_Pfla_20210202, whole genome shotgun sequence genome encodes:
- the LOC139145406 gene encoding Na(+)/citrate cotransporter-like isoform X2 has translation MKRLDTVLLRCLVCVACQIFLKMAYTAKQVLLELWAYHATLIVILAPLLALPLPLVIEGTESRAAYVLIVMGVYWVTEALPLPVTALLPLVLFPLMGVMTAGSTAIVYLKDTNALFIGGLIVAVAIEHCNLHKRIALRVLLVVGSSVRWLMLGFMIPTAFLSMFISNTATTAMMTPIAQAVLSQLVKPSDSHDDEGDGTDNLAFVMDASKTEEQLEDQEGEQNTTIDSDVNTVDIHTKDEENAVPSVKANGDPKSTEISKKEAPQRIAFDDLSESDKKMSKALILCVAYAANIGGTATLIGTGTNLILTGVIEGRYGSKTGVDFASWFIYAFPGMVIFELFAWLWLQFWYLGCRGNCCTGCPCGKGGEGGAKAIIREQYRALGPMSWAEGSVLIHFTVLAILWMSRDISGYGWGNLFEDGYVSDATAAIFIAVLLFIFPAEKPNFLCCRRKCDKSPIGPRKALLDWKTVHHGLPWGIVLLLGGGFALAEGCQVSGLSQWIGDQLAVLDSLPAEVIILIATTTVCFFTEVTSNVAIATIFLPILGQLGESICVNPLYLMIPSTIVCSYAFMLPVATPPNAIVFSYGQLTVPDLVKVGFFMNIIGILLVNLFINTYGDVIFDVKTFPSWALAVNSTCLGNTTAT, from the exons ATGAAAAGATTAGACACGGTTTTATTACGGTGTCTTGTGTGTGTTGCGTGCCAAATATTCCTCAAGATGGCTTACACAGCGAAACAGGTGCTGCTGGAGCTATGGGCATATCATGCAACATTGATCGTAATTCTGGCGCCGCTTCTGGCCCTGCCCCTGCCGCTAGTCATCGAAGGAACG GAGTCACGTGCCGCGTATGTTCTCATCGTCATGGGAGTGTACTGGGTTACGGAGGCACTCCCtctgccggtgacagctctacTCCCTTTGGTCCTCTTTCCCTTGATGGGGGTGATGACCGCAGGTAGCACAGCCATAGTGTACCTGAAAGACACCAATGCTCTGTTCATAGGAGGCCTCATCGTAGCAGTAGCTATCGAACATTGTAATTTACACAAAAGAATAGCACTTCGAGTTCTATTGGTTGTTGGATCAAGCGTTCGGTG gTTGATGTTAGGGTTCATGATTCCAACAGCGTTCTTATCCATGTTCATCAGCAACACGGCGACAACGGCCATGATGACGCCGATCGCCCAGGCAGTGCTATCCCAGCTGGTGAAACCCAGTGACTCTCACGACGATGAGGGCGACGGTACAGATAATCTG GCTTTTGTAATGGACGCATCTAAGACAGAGGAACAACTAGAAGACCAGGAAGGTGAACAAAATACGACGATAGACAGTGACGTGAACACAGTGGACATCCACACAAAAGATGAAGAAAATGCTGTCCCATCGGTGAAAGCAAACGGCGATCCGAA GTCTACTGAAATTTCCAAGAAGGAAGCTCCTCAGCGTATCGCGTTCGATGACCTTTCAGAATCAGACAAGAAGATGAGCAAAGCCCTGATTCTGTGCGTGGCGTACGCTGCGAACATCGGCGGCACAGCCACCCTCATCGGTACCGGTACAAATCTTATATTAACTGGGGTTATTGAAGG GCGTTACGGATCGAAGACTGGCGTCGACTTCGCTTCCTGGTTCATCTATGCATTCCCTGGAATGGTGATTTTTGAGTTGTTTGCCTGGCTCTGGCTGCAATTCTGGTATCTAGG GTGCCGCGGCAACTGCTGTACGGGTTGTCCCTGTGGTAAGGGTGGCGAAGGAGGAGCCAAGGCCATTATCAGAGAACAGTACAGAGCTTTGGGTCCAATGAG CTGGGCAGAGGGCTCTGTCTTGATTCACTTCACTGTGCTGGCTATTCTGTGGATGTCCAGGGACATATCCGGATATGGATGGGGCAACCTATTCGAAGATGG GTATGTGTCCGACGCAACAGCGGCCATTTTTATCGCGGTGCTGCTGTTTATCTTTCCCGCAGAAAAACCAAACTTTCTATGCTGCAGAAGAAAATGTG ATAAGTCTCCTATTGGACCAAGGAAGGCGTTATTGGACTGGAAAACAGTTCATCATGGTCTTCCATGGGGCATTGTCTTACTTCTTGGTGGTGGATTTGCACTCGCGGAGGGATGCCAG GTCTCGGGTCTGTCACAGTGGATCGGTGATCAGCTGGCCGTCCTAGACTCCCTGCCGGCAGAGGTCATCATACTTATCGCCACCACCACGGTGTGTTTCTTCACTGAAGTGACAAGTAACGTGGCGATCGCCACAATATTCCTGCCAATTCTAGGTCAACTG GGAGAGAGTATCTGTGTCAACCCTCTGTATCTGATGATACCGTCAACGATTGTCTGCTCCTACGCCTTCATGTTGCCCGTAGCTACACCACCGAACGCCATCGTGTTTTCATATGGCCAGTTGACAGTGCCTGACCTG GTGAAAGTTGGATTTTTCATGAACATCATCGGTATCTTACTAGTCAACCTTTTCATCAATACCTACGGAGATGTTATCTTCGACGTGAAGACGTTTCCCTCCTGGGCGTTGGCCGTCAACTCGACCTGCCTCGGCAACACGACGGCTACTTAA
- the LOC139145406 gene encoding Na(+)/citrate cotransporter-like isoform X1: protein MKRLDTVLLRCLVCVACQIFLKMAYTAKQVLLELWAYHATLIVILAPLLALPLPLVIEGTESRAAYVLIVMGVYWVTEALPLPVTALLPLVLFPLMGVMTAGSTAIVYLKDTNALFIGGLIVAVAIEHCNLHKRIALRVLLVVGSSVRWLMLGFMIPTAFLSMFISNTATTAMMTPIAQAVLSQLVKPSDSHDDEGDGTDNLAFVMDASKTEEQLEDQEGEQNTTIDSDVNTVDIHTKDEENAVPSVKANGDPNRSTEISKKEAPQRIAFDDLSESDKKMSKALILCVAYAANIGGTATLIGTGTNLILTGVIEGRYGSKTGVDFASWFIYAFPGMVIFELFAWLWLQFWYLGCRGNCCTGCPCGKGGEGGAKAIIREQYRALGPMSWAEGSVLIHFTVLAILWMSRDISGYGWGNLFEDGYVSDATAAIFIAVLLFIFPAEKPNFLCCRRKCDKSPIGPRKALLDWKTVHHGLPWGIVLLLGGGFALAEGCQVSGLSQWIGDQLAVLDSLPAEVIILIATTTVCFFTEVTSNVAIATIFLPILGQLGESICVNPLYLMIPSTIVCSYAFMLPVATPPNAIVFSYGQLTVPDLVKVGFFMNIIGILLVNLFINTYGDVIFDVKTFPSWALAVNSTCLGNTTAT, encoded by the exons ATGAAAAGATTAGACACGGTTTTATTACGGTGTCTTGTGTGTGTTGCGTGCCAAATATTCCTCAAGATGGCTTACACAGCGAAACAGGTGCTGCTGGAGCTATGGGCATATCATGCAACATTGATCGTAATTCTGGCGCCGCTTCTGGCCCTGCCCCTGCCGCTAGTCATCGAAGGAACG GAGTCACGTGCCGCGTATGTTCTCATCGTCATGGGAGTGTACTGGGTTACGGAGGCACTCCCtctgccggtgacagctctacTCCCTTTGGTCCTCTTTCCCTTGATGGGGGTGATGACCGCAGGTAGCACAGCCATAGTGTACCTGAAAGACACCAATGCTCTGTTCATAGGAGGCCTCATCGTAGCAGTAGCTATCGAACATTGTAATTTACACAAAAGAATAGCACTTCGAGTTCTATTGGTTGTTGGATCAAGCGTTCGGTG gTTGATGTTAGGGTTCATGATTCCAACAGCGTTCTTATCCATGTTCATCAGCAACACGGCGACAACGGCCATGATGACGCCGATCGCCCAGGCAGTGCTATCCCAGCTGGTGAAACCCAGTGACTCTCACGACGATGAGGGCGACGGTACAGATAATCTG GCTTTTGTAATGGACGCATCTAAGACAGAGGAACAACTAGAAGACCAGGAAGGTGAACAAAATACGACGATAGACAGTGACGTGAACACAGTGGACATCCACACAAAAGATGAAGAAAATGCTGTCCCATCGGTGAAAGCAAACGGCGATCCGAA TAGGTCTACTGAAATTTCCAAGAAGGAAGCTCCTCAGCGTATCGCGTTCGATGACCTTTCAGAATCAGACAAGAAGATGAGCAAAGCCCTGATTCTGTGCGTGGCGTACGCTGCGAACATCGGCGGCACAGCCACCCTCATCGGTACCGGTACAAATCTTATATTAACTGGGGTTATTGAAGG GCGTTACGGATCGAAGACTGGCGTCGACTTCGCTTCCTGGTTCATCTATGCATTCCCTGGAATGGTGATTTTTGAGTTGTTTGCCTGGCTCTGGCTGCAATTCTGGTATCTAGG GTGCCGCGGCAACTGCTGTACGGGTTGTCCCTGTGGTAAGGGTGGCGAAGGAGGAGCCAAGGCCATTATCAGAGAACAGTACAGAGCTTTGGGTCCAATGAG CTGGGCAGAGGGCTCTGTCTTGATTCACTTCACTGTGCTGGCTATTCTGTGGATGTCCAGGGACATATCCGGATATGGATGGGGCAACCTATTCGAAGATGG GTATGTGTCCGACGCAACAGCGGCCATTTTTATCGCGGTGCTGCTGTTTATCTTTCCCGCAGAAAAACCAAACTTTCTATGCTGCAGAAGAAAATGTG ATAAGTCTCCTATTGGACCAAGGAAGGCGTTATTGGACTGGAAAACAGTTCATCATGGTCTTCCATGGGGCATTGTCTTACTTCTTGGTGGTGGATTTGCACTCGCGGAGGGATGCCAG GTCTCGGGTCTGTCACAGTGGATCGGTGATCAGCTGGCCGTCCTAGACTCCCTGCCGGCAGAGGTCATCATACTTATCGCCACCACCACGGTGTGTTTCTTCACTGAAGTGACAAGTAACGTGGCGATCGCCACAATATTCCTGCCAATTCTAGGTCAACTG GGAGAGAGTATCTGTGTCAACCCTCTGTATCTGATGATACCGTCAACGATTGTCTGCTCCTACGCCTTCATGTTGCCCGTAGCTACACCACCGAACGCCATCGTGTTTTCATATGGCCAGTTGACAGTGCCTGACCTG GTGAAAGTTGGATTTTTCATGAACATCATCGGTATCTTACTAGTCAACCTTTTCATCAATACCTACGGAGATGTTATCTTCGACGTGAAGACGTTTCCCTCCTGGGCGTTGGCCGTCAACTCGACCTGCCTCGGCAACACGACGGCTACTTAA